Below is a window of Vulpes vulpes isolate BD-2025 chromosome 14, VulVul3, whole genome shotgun sequence DNA.
GATAAGTGGGTGGATATCTTTGATTCCAGGAATGTATGAAGCTATTTTCCTCAGAGTTGATACACTTCATTCCTCGAGACGTTagagaaatgttgaaaaacaGAGACTCAAAAGCTGTGACCGGTTCCAGACAGTGGAGTGTCACAGCCCTGTGGGGCTCTAGTCAAAAGTCCTAAACTTGGGGCTCACCCACCCTTTTGCTAACCTGCTATGTGACTTGGATGGTTCCCTCAACCCCTTTGAATCTGTCTTCtcgtatgaaaaaaaaaaaaaggaaagaaagaaaataacaaaatctacTTTGAAATGGGTTGATATGGTATGCACGAAGCCCTTGGAATAGGGTCTGCACACAATAAAcagttaataaatattagctgccTCTATAATTTTGCCACCAACGGCCCCCCAAATAGatcatttaaaagaagaaatgctgTAAAATAATAGGTAGTTTCCAACAATAGGGTATCCCAATGGAAGGTAATTAAAAACAATAGATGGTACCCAAAGTAGGTATTTTAAGAGAGCAGGTGCCTCCAGTTTTCAGATAGTTTAAAAGTAAGAGGTGGCCCTGAATGACTGGTACAAAGTGTAAGATGCTTTTACAATGGCGTGGTCCATtaaattaaggggatccctgggtggcgcagcagtttggcgcctgcctttggcccagggtgcgatcctggagacccgggatcgaatcccacgtcgggctcccggtgcatggagcctgcttctccctctgcctgtgtctctgcctctctctctctctgtgactatcataaataaataaataaataaataaataaaacaatggcaTGGTCCCGAGGAGGGAAGCCTTGCCTGGTGGTGGACCCTTGGCCTCCTCTGCCCAGGTGAACAGCAACAATGACAGGGGCGTGGTTCAAGGCCAGTGGCAGGGCAAGTACGGCGGCGGCACCAGCCCCCTGCACTGGAGCGGCAGCGTGGCCATTCTGCACAAGTGGTTCAAGGGCAGGTTCAAGCCTGTCAAATATGGCCAGTGCTGGGTCTTCGCTGGAGTCATGTGCACAGGTACCCAGGGAAAGGTCCCCTGACCCCAAGCTAGCTCCATCATTTGCCTTCGTTTGCATACATGTGCACAGACCCCACCCCAAGTTTTTCCCCTATTGGTGATGGGGAAATAGGAGTCTGGTTGCTGATAAGAGAAACCAAATAGTTAAGTTCATTTGTGTGACTTTGGATCTTTTATTTTGCCCCCTTCCGCCTCCTGGGGGTGTCCCTTCTGCCTCCTGGGGGGCTCCTGCTTTTCAGTCCTTAGATGCCTGGGGATCGCCACCCGAGTCGTGTCCAACTTTAACTCGGCCCATGACACGGACAGGAACCTGAGCGTGGACAAATACGTGGACTCCTTCGGGCGGACCTTGGAGGACCTGACAGAGGACAGCATGTGGTGGGTGCTAGTCCCTCGGGTCCCCAGCCCATCTGCAGGAGGGATGGCCCTGGGACACATGACCCAGAGGCCCAGGTGGGGGGGCTGGAGATTTGGCTGCCCTGAAGCCCAGGGCGCCCTCCATGGGACTGAGCCTTCCCCCAGATTCCCTATACATGGTCACCCCTGTGTCCTGCCTCAGCTTCTTTGTCTGCTGTCTCGGGCCATGTGTGTGTCTCAGCCCTGGCAAGACTCTTCCCACAGGCTTTacacaattcattttatttttttattttatttatttatttgagagagagagagagacagtgacagaaatagcaagaaatgggaggaaaggaagaagcagagcctctgctgagcagggagcccaacgcagggctggACGCagggctggacacagggctccaagccaggaccctgggatcatgaccggagccaagggtagacgctcaaccactgacccactcgGGCATCGCTAAACAAttcattttaatgtgattttttaaataggaaagacACGCATGTGCGTTAATATTCAAAAGGTACCAAATGGGTTATAGTGATGTCTCCCCCCGACCAGGTTCCCGCCTCCTGTCCTCACAGAGGCAGCGCGGCCACTAGCTTCTTACACCTCTTCACAGGGAGGCTCTGCAGACGCAAGGACACACATACTCAGAGTCCCCTCACTCCTCCACTTTTTACCGACTCAGTATTAGCAGCATAATGTAATGCTGTTCATCTggcaccaaaacaaaaacaagatatcTTGTCTTTTGATGTTGGGACCCCTGTCACCACAGAGGTTATCAGTTTACCCCCAAGTGCTTATCCAAATATTCTCCCACACAAAGACCACTGCCTCCTGGAGAGGAGTCCTGAGGTCAGCTATAAAGATGCCATGTCAGGCAAACCAGggtttctctttcctgtttccttgtgGTGTGACCTTGTGCAAATAATGTTGCTTTGCTAGTCTCATGTTCTCATCTTTAACACAGGAAACTTCAAGTCTGAATTCTTTACCAAGGTTACCAGGACCTACGGAGCTCTGCATAGTTTGACCCCTACCTAACCCCATACTGGCTGAAGCCCAGAGATACTTACAATACTTTCAGTTCCCTAAAGACACAAAGCTTTTCTTGTCTCAGagtctttgcacatgctgttccttctgcctggaacactaTTCCCTTCACTCTTCCAATGGCtaatcctttcttatttttttaaagattttatttatttattcatgagacacacagagaaagaaagagaggcagagacacaggcagagaaagaaccaggctccatgcagggaacccaatgtgggacatgatcccaggactccaggatcatgccctgggccaaaggcaggtactaaaccactgagccacccagggatcccctaatcctTTCTTATTTAAGCCTCATCTTAGATGTCATTTTCCTAGAACAGGTTTCCAGTAGTCACTTGCCATTCAGGTCTCTTTTTTCACAGCATTTATTGGtacttgtatttgttttctctatCTGCTTACCTACTTTTGCCTGTCTCCCTAACTTTCTCCTTTATTAGAATGTAAGCTGCATGAGGGCAAAATGTTCTGTCTTCTTTGTGATTGTATTTGTACCTTGAAcaacacatatgtgcacacacacatacatatacctacatatatagagaatatatatacacacatatatatacctaCCTAGAGTTTGGGGCCAGGGCCTGGCTCACAATAGGAACTTGCCATCCCATGGGCCTCTGTACTCACTGAAGGCCATCCTGCCCCATCTTCTCTCTGTGGCAGGAATTTCCACGTCTGGAATGAGAGTTGGTTCGCCCGCCGGGACCTGGGCCCCTCTTACAATGGTTGGCAGGTTCTGGACGCCACCCCCCAGGAGGAGAGTGAAGGTATGGGCTCAGCCTGGAGGACCCCGGacccccactccccttcacccttGCTGCTCACACCCATCCCTCCTACCCAGGCATGTTCCGGTGCGGCCCAGCCTCCGTCACTGCCATCCGAGAGGGTGACGTGCACCTGGCCCACGATGGCCCCTTTGTGTTCGCGGAGGTCAACGCAGATTACATCACCTGGCTCTGGCACGAGGATGAGAGCCGGGAGCGGGTATACTCGGACACCAAGAAGATTGGGAGGTGCATTAGCACCAAGGCCGTGGGCAGTGACTCCCGCGTGGACATCACGGGCCTCTACAAGTATCCAGAAGGTAAGGGCAATAGGGCGGCCCCCAACAGCCCCCCAAGATGTCCTGTCTGCCGCAGAGGGCCCACCGCAGACCAGCCTGGGCCGGGCCCTGCCCTGTGTGTTATGATGCTGAGGGGAGCACCCATTACCTGGCTCTAGACCATCCCTGCCATGTAGACAGTGGGAAGGGAGTGTGATTAACAACATGGAtatggagccagactgcctgggttcaaatcttgagTCTCTTCTGAGTCACTTTACTTCTTTGTGCCCCTggttccttatctataaaatgtggctGATGGTAGCACCGACTTCCTAGGGGGGAAATATAGTACCTGGAACtgcggtgcctggcacatagcaagtctACAAAAATGTGGGCAGTCCTCATCAGATGAGTCTTCAGCCCCAGCTGGCAGAGAAGTTGCAGACCTGTATTTTTGTGCGAAATTGCCCAATCTGAAGTCTTTGATgattgatttaaaatgtattaaaatagtCCCCGAACCAAACACGGTACGTATGGCCGTGGTGTGCACCTGGCTCCTGGGCTGTCCATCGGAGCCCTTCCAGGCGTGGTGGATTGAAGTGGTGAAGGAGTGGTGGTTTTCCGTGGGGAGGAGGTGAGATGGCACAAGAGAAGCCGGGGGACGGGATGGGAGGAGCAGGAAAGGGGCACCCGCCTCACCAGGTGTGATGCCCCCAGGGTCCCGGAAGGAGAGGCAGGTGTACCGTAAGGCCGTGAGGAAGCTGTTCGGCGTGGAAGCCCCCGGGAGGAGGACCCGGGTCCGCAGGGCAGGCAGCCGTGGGCTGTGGCGCGAGGACCTCATGGAGCCTGCCATCAAGCCCAGCGTCACCGGCAAGTTCAAGATGCTGGAGCCACCCATGCTGGGCCATGACCTGAGACTGGCTCTGTGCTTAGCTAACCTCACCTCCCGGGCCCAGAGGGTCCGGGTCAACCTGAGCGGTGCCACCATCCTATACACCCGCAGGCCGGTGGCCGAGATCCTACACGAGTCCCACACGGTGCGACTGGGGCCTGAAGAAGGTAGGGGGGCCGCCGCCCAGGGGGGGCATGGAGAGGGGGACTGGCCAGCCTGACCCCTCTCTACGGGGACCAAGCGGGACTTCCCAGCAAGCTGTGCTCATTCCCAGGAAAGACAGGGATGTCTCTGAGCATTTGATCAGTGCTTTGCCTCCTGTTCCCCACCTGACAGGTGAGAAAGCAGAGTTCAGAGGTGCTAACTAATTAGACTAGTAGTAAAAGTCCATGGTCATCTGGTGGCAAACTTGAGTGCAGGTGAGGTGATCTCAAGCCATGTGAATATTGACTCCCCGGACAAATACCTGCTGGGAGCATTTCACAACCTATGGAATATGCCTTGTCATCTTTCTAAAATCCACCATATTCTGCAGCCCACCTGGCTGCAGGTGTCCTGTACGAGAAGCACGGACCAGTAAGAAACAGCTACTAAGTGCTcacatgtgccaggctctgtcctgAAAATTCTAAACGCATCTACTGCCATCCCCACAGCGTTCTCTGTCCTTGCACCCTTccctcctgtttctctctctctctctctctctctctctcctctctctctttctcccaccccctcgctccctctctgccctcacaTAACATTCCGAACTCGATTCAATTAAACAAAGAAACTGTTCCTCTGGGCCCAGTTTCTGGTGAAGCTCATGTGTTTTGACGGAGGGGAAACATGTGAAGGAGATGTCACacaccttttcactttttttttgctCCCTTATTCTTCACAAAATCCAAATTGCAAAATAACGCTGCGTAGGGAAATGTTAATTAACATGCACTTtctcctggctttttttttttttcatattaaaagtaATATACATTCCTTAAAGATTTCGAGGGCACAGAGCAAGATCACCTGTGATCCTACCACTCACCTCCAGATTATTAACAtattttccttccagttttaatGCCTGTTGCTTTTTGCCAAACAGATCTGATTACACTGTGAGAACTCAGTGTTTATTAGTGTCTCTCTCAGTTCACATCACattgttattcaaatatttttataagctcTTCATCCacatcattttaatagatgtgtaatctttaaataaatatacagatagTTCTTTTTACATGTTGTGGGATTaaatttgctaatgttttattgAGTAGCcctagaatttgcatttctaacaagttcccaggtcaTGCTGATGCCCCTGGTCCCAGGACCATGCTTTGAAAACCACCAATTTCCCGCCACGCAAGGAGTAAATGATAGAACATATATAAAGTG
It encodes the following:
- the TGM6 gene encoding protein-glutamine gamma-glutamyltransferase 6 isoform X2, producing MVPRGRCVSGLRGGETGVRAERQWDHLPRRGETHPSPGLELRFEEEILNICLSILDRSPLHQNDPATDVSHRHDPIYVTRAISAMVNSNNDRGVVQGQWQGKYGGGTSPLHWSGSVAILHKWFKGRFKPVKYGQCWVFAGVMCTVLRCLGIATRVVSNFNSAHDTDRNLSVDKYVDSFGRTLEDLTEDSMWNFHVWNESWFARRDLGPSYNGWQVLDATPQEESEGMFRCGPASVTAIREGDVHLAHDGPFVFAEVNADYITWLWHEDESRERVYSDTKKIGRCISTKAVGSDSRVDITGLYKYPEGSRKERQVYRKAVRKLFGVEAPGRRTRVRRAGSRGLWREDLMEPAIKPSVTGKFKMLEPPMLGHDLRLALCLANLTSRAQRVRVNLSGATILYTRRPVAEILHESHTVRLGPEEEKKIPITISYSQYKEDLTEDKKILLAAMCFVTKGEKLLVEKDITLEDFITIKVLGPAVVGVAVVVKVTLVNPLLERVEDCVLMVEGSGLLQGQLSIDVPSLEPQEKASVQFSITPSKSGPRQLQVDLISPHFPDIKGFVVIHVATAK